Proteins encoded by one window of Geobacter sp. DSM 9736:
- a CDS encoding cobalamin-dependent protein (Presence of a B(12) (cobalamin)-binding domain implies dependence on cobalamin itself, in one of its several forms, or in some unusual lineages, dependence on a cobalamin-like analog.) — translation MKIKKVALITPPYHSGVVESAGTWLNVGFVYIAGALRKAGYEVDYYDAMSLWHKWPEIEKRIEEFAPDVVCTTAYTASIVDAVKLLRLAKQINPRTITALGNVHATFCYDELLKADHDAIDFVVRGEGEETLPMLLTCINAGDDPAKVPGLAFWREGKVEVTVKAPYIQDLDSLSPAWDLVQWPIYSYRAKNNARLAIVSSSRGCQQQCSFCSQQLFWARSWRARSPENFVAELELLHGSYGVEVAMLSDEIPTFDRARWVRILDLMIERQVPVKLLMETRVDDILRDVDIMEKYTRAGVEHIYVGVEAGSQETLDLFKKETLVEQSKQAIDIINEADIVSETSFVLGMPEDTPESIAQTIELAKHYNPDMAFFLAIAPWPYAELYPELEQYVATKDYRKYNLVEPVLKPRNMSLQELERELGKASQKFFMHKFQNLHQLSPWKQEFMLSVLDLLINHSYLAGQMKAAMKDGKEMPEEVKRLLKTVSSASASGAPHVIAPIP, via the coding sequence ATGAAGATAAAGAAAGTCGCCCTCATCACGCCACCGTATCACTCCGGTGTGGTCGAATCCGCCGGCACATGGCTCAACGTCGGCTTCGTATATATCGCAGGAGCCCTCCGAAAAGCAGGCTATGAGGTCGACTACTACGACGCAATGTCGTTGTGGCACAAGTGGCCGGAGATCGAAAAGCGGATTGAGGAATTCGCTCCAGATGTCGTCTGCACTACCGCATACACAGCATCGATCGTGGATGCTGTAAAGCTCCTCAGGTTGGCCAAGCAGATCAACCCTAGGACCATCACCGCGCTAGGCAATGTCCACGCTACCTTCTGCTATGACGAGCTTCTGAAGGCGGACCATGATGCAATCGATTTCGTGGTGCGGGGGGAGGGGGAGGAGACGCTTCCCATGCTCCTTACTTGCATAAATGCCGGAGACGATCCAGCAAAGGTTCCGGGACTTGCATTCTGGCGTGAAGGTAAGGTGGAAGTCACCGTTAAGGCCCCCTATATTCAGGATCTGGACTCTCTGTCTCCAGCCTGGGACCTGGTGCAGTGGCCGATTTATTCATACCGAGCAAAAAACAATGCCCGCCTTGCCATAGTATCTTCTTCGCGCGGCTGCCAGCAGCAGTGCTCCTTCTGTTCACAGCAACTCTTCTGGGCAAGAAGCTGGCGCGCACGCAGTCCTGAAAATTTCGTGGCCGAGCTTGAACTGTTGCATGGCTCCTACGGGGTCGAAGTGGCGATGCTTTCCGACGAAATCCCTACTTTCGACCGTGCGCGATGGGTCAGGATTCTTGACCTGATGATCGAGCGCCAGGTACCGGTAAAGCTCCTGATGGAGACCCGTGTCGACGACATTCTGCGGGACGTCGATATCATGGAAAAGTACACGCGTGCAGGCGTCGAGCACATCTATGTCGGCGTGGAGGCGGGAAGCCAGGAAACGCTCGATCTCTTCAAGAAGGAAACTCTTGTTGAGCAGTCGAAGCAGGCCATAGACATCATCAATGAAGCCGATATTGTCTCCGAGACCTCCTTCGTGCTCGGGATGCCGGAGGATACGCCCGAATCCATCGCCCAGACCATCGAGCTCGCCAAGCATTACAATCCGGACATGGCATTTTTCCTCGCCATTGCGCCGTGGCCCTATGCCGAGCTCTACCCCGAACTCGAGCAATATGTCGCGACCAAGGACTACCGGAAGTACAATCTCGTGGAGCCGGTCCTGAAGCCCCGGAACATGTCGCTGCAGGAACTGGAGCGTGAACTTGGAAAAGCTTCCCAGAAGTTTTTCATGCACAAGTTCCAGAATCTCCACCAGCTTTCCCCCTGGAAGCAGGAGTTCATGCTTTCCGTCCTCGATCTTCTTATCAATCATTCCTACCTTGCCGGCCAGATGAAGGCCGCCATGAAGGACGGCAAGGAGATGCCGGAGGAGGTCAAGCGGCTGTTGAAAACAGTCAGTTCGGCTTCTGCATCCGGTGCTCCACACGTCATAGCTCCCATTCCC
- a CDS encoding acyl-protein synthetase codes for MSTNDNSTHQLTEEVLGLIAAGVDADLSDAAFNAYSMRLFALHYDNNKIFREFCEAKKVTPEQVTRWEDIPMVYNDVFKTHLVASFPLEQAVMACLTGGTTSLTQRGRIFRDEDGKRLVFAANRTMTGAYLFPDFEEGRRCRILILAPSPDLAPSMGMAIGMDQTRRAFGTEDSMFLLGKSGIDIKALLKALRESESSGVPVALIGATSAYVYFFQACRRKNMSFRLPPGSRICDGGGYRGRFGKVSRQDYYDMVQEILGIPETHCVNVLGEAETATNLFDDALRRHVKGLPTRQRTRPVPPWSRVLAMSIDTLKPLPDGEVGLLAHWDLANVPTVLAVITDNLGYTTDGGRGCEMVGRAKIENGKVSPLPDETPISPMGDSAIFRMLETYVNFSIDFKMRVAKDPKVEPSVREEIEARPGSVASCPQVVDEILVAQADEEAARLRDAALGTFKDQTERPLDWYKAEAEKQDLLDHPEGLGSEKKTAVKKGRP; via the coding sequence ATGTCCACGAATGACAACAGTACCCATCAGCTGACCGAGGAGGTCCTGGGACTCATAGCCGCCGGGGTTGACGCCGATCTTTCGGACGCGGCTTTCAACGCCTATTCAATGCGGCTCTTCGCGCTGCATTACGACAACAACAAGATCTTTCGTGAGTTCTGCGAGGCAAAGAAGGTCACGCCCGAACAGGTAACCAGGTGGGAAGACATCCCGATGGTCTACAACGATGTCTTCAAAACCCATCTGGTAGCCTCCTTTCCCCTTGAGCAGGCTGTCATGGCCTGCCTTACCGGAGGAACTACGAGCCTGACCCAGAGGGGACGAATTTTTAGAGACGAGGACGGGAAGCGGTTGGTTTTTGCCGCCAATCGAACTATGACCGGCGCCTATCTTTTTCCCGATTTCGAGGAAGGGAGGCGGTGCCGTATCCTCATTCTTGCGCCAAGCCCTGATCTGGCTCCTTCCATGGGGATGGCCATAGGTATGGACCAGACCCGCCGCGCGTTCGGTACCGAAGACAGCATGTTTCTTCTCGGGAAAAGCGGCATTGATATAAAGGCGCTCCTCAAGGCGCTTCGCGAGTCGGAATCGAGCGGCGTACCTGTGGCGTTGATAGGTGCGACATCGGCATATGTATACTTCTTCCAGGCCTGTCGTAGAAAAAATATGTCGTTTCGTCTCCCCCCGGGCAGCCGCATCTGTGACGGAGGCGGATACCGTGGGCGTTTCGGCAAGGTAAGTCGCCAGGACTATTATGATATGGTGCAGGAAATCCTGGGCATACCGGAGACTCATTGTGTGAATGTGCTGGGGGAGGCCGAGACTGCGACCAATTTATTTGACGACGCTCTGCGGCGGCATGTGAAAGGACTCCCAACGCGCCAGCGCACTCGGCCTGTACCCCCCTGGTCACGGGTTCTGGCGATGAGCATCGATACCCTGAAGCCCCTGCCGGACGGCGAAGTAGGGCTCCTTGCCCACTGGGATCTGGCTAACGTTCCCACTGTCCTGGCGGTAATCACCGACAACCTCGGCTATACCACTGACGGCGGCCGCGGGTGTGAGATGGTGGGGCGGGCGAAGATCGAAAATGGCAAGGTGTCGCCGCTCCCCGATGAGACGCCCATCAGCCCCATGGGGGATTCCGCGATCTTTCGGATGCTGGAGACGTATGTCAACTTCTCCATCGACTTCAAGATGCGGGTTGCCAAAGATCCGAAGGTCGAACCGAGTGTGCGGGAGGAAATCGAAGCACGCCCAGGGTCCGTGGCGTCGTGTCCTCAGGTGGTGGATGAAATTCTTGTTGCCCAGGCTGATGAGGAAGCAGCCAGGCTGCGGGATGCCGCGCTTGGTACGTTCAAGGATCAGACTGAACGGCCGCTCGACTGGTACAAGGCTGAAGCGGAAAAACAGGACCTCCTGGACCACCCTGAAGGTCTCGGCTCTGAGAAAAAGACTGCTGTGAAAAAAGGGCGCCCTTGA
- a CDS encoding PD40 domain-containing protein, translating into MNPKIVWFPVILLLLALSACSRTAGKASPSPFNSKSTKLATLPPGYEIGDIFFSPNGHGVAVFAGREGQSVVSLNGRLGKSYAAVLTPVFRQGADDFAHVAVEGSKQRVLVNGDEGKAYDSVGKPVFASNGRIIHEARVGEKWVIVRNGGESSQFSSENPGIVVASDGARFAYVEQTPDHKKSFVRVCSSDMGTCFKGKEYDWISAIETDRSGTRLFYTVRNGASKALVTTDPRQKDFSEEESPWYIDILFAGISDGGGHVAYFAQRKGRTVLIRDGHEVAPAPDQNIFNIAVSRTGRTVYSALIDGKVAAWVDGIRQREAYDEINEPSFSPDGIHFVYAVTRGEKSFIVVDGTEGPQYDKVVGPKFSPDGSRLVYRARRDGQRFVVIADLKGATLRELPQYEAVWDTSFSPDGKLVGYGVRQGNDLWWMVEKL; encoded by the coding sequence ATGAATCCGAAGATCGTATGGTTTCCCGTCATCCTCCTGTTGCTTGCGTTATCCGCGTGCAGCAGGACCGCCGGAAAGGCTTCACCCTCACCATTCAATTCGAAATCGACAAAGCTTGCCACGCTCCCTCCTGGGTACGAGATAGGAGATATATTTTTCAGCCCCAACGGCCACGGAGTTGCCGTATTTGCTGGCCGGGAAGGACAGTCTGTAGTATCGCTCAATGGACGGCTTGGCAAAAGCTATGCGGCAGTACTTACCCCGGTTTTCAGGCAAGGCGCTGATGATTTTGCGCACGTTGCCGTTGAGGGCAGCAAGCAGCGGGTGTTGGTAAACGGAGATGAGGGTAAGGCATACGACTCGGTCGGAAAACCCGTTTTTGCATCTAATGGCCGCATCATCCATGAAGCACGTGTCGGGGAGAAGTGGGTCATAGTCAGGAACGGCGGGGAAAGCTCCCAGTTCTCATCTGAGAACCCGGGCATAGTAGTCGCCTCTGACGGTGCACGATTCGCCTATGTAGAGCAGACGCCCGATCATAAGAAGTCTTTTGTTCGCGTGTGTTCCAGTGATATGGGAACCTGTTTCAAGGGGAAAGAGTATGACTGGATCAGTGCAATTGAGACTGACAGATCTGGGACCCGTCTCTTCTATACCGTCAGGAATGGGGCAAGCAAAGCCCTCGTCACTACTGATCCCCGTCAGAAGGACTTTTCAGAGGAGGAATCCCCCTGGTATATTGATATTCTTTTTGCAGGGATCTCGGATGGCGGTGGTCACGTCGCTTATTTTGCCCAGCGGAAAGGGCGGACTGTCCTGATCAGGGACGGCCACGAAGTGGCCCCCGCCCCTGACCAGAACATTTTCAATATTGCTGTTTCTCGGACAGGCAGGACAGTTTATTCGGCCTTGATTGATGGGAAGGTTGCCGCATGGGTTGACGGCATCAGGCAGCGAGAAGCTTACGATGAAATCAATGAACCTTCATTCAGTCCCGACGGCATTCACTTTGTTTATGCTGTAACGCGTGGGGAAAAATCGTTCATTGTGGTGGACGGAACCGAAGGCCCGCAGTACGACAAGGTGGTTGGGCCGAAATTTTCACCGGACGGCTCGCGTCTAGTCTATCGTGCTCGTAGAGACGGGCAGCGTTTTGTGGTGATTGCAGACCTCAAGGGGGCTACCCTTCGGGAGCTTCCTCAATACGAAGCGGTCTGGGACACTTCTTTCTCCCCTGACGGGAAGCTTGTCGGATACGGCGTGAGACAGGGGAACGATCTCTGGTGGATGGTCGAAAAGCTTTAG
- a CDS encoding CxxxxCH/CxxCH domain-containing protein, giving the protein MGKKLGNSIKRMSWQAKAGLVTLFTLLLTVGMYQGWYGILTSEAAPVGGNAWTSVYANQAYPNNSNYTLTIPSGQNRLLVVAIGTTRTTAGAVTIATPTFGTRPMTLAAGDAGSTTTWNHSALYYLTEADLAAASNSTLNLTISGGTAYYNYVYYRVYTGVDQSAPITAARNYNSNSTSSSSVGPFNPTLTVGANDQAIEIVNLARNASGTTAPSISTWATGWTTAGVAPTARTTSGPTARLYIRDRAVPTAVTNDGSTHTASTASSWKSMTAMSLKAAPASTSLTVSNNTAIATGSKLDSDEGVLMQRIQVTGSGQLELNSLTMNNTGTATTIGAAEIYISSSSQTTLPADAVLLGSATNWGGASTQISLTGGTQTNRTLGGTQPLTKYLYIVYDMSIGQAGSTVGSRVTAVGVASPNTGATGLSLSSNTLTLTRSGNLLSVTGNIPGRTTAKDSDAAVVMQHFQVDCDAAFDNALQIDSVTIEDLGTAALVDSVKVYISSVEEADATVLPASAKLIGAIGEWNKTSTVIDFNEHDPGTTADRTVIANGTLNGGPKYIYIVYSMHYDDVFVAGKTVQSKVTAVGVASPDGGANNLSLLSNTITLTRGTWSKITSCGGCHDTANIQDGTARNVPDGKFIGSHNKHTNALAMDCIVCHAKPPINKFNHADGFINLTGAVGKGYSKTKKFQVSNNPTMGTCSGLYCHSNGTSVATGNVQPIQTPAWGGSTNCSSCHAFPPAYTSGTPKANTHSASGHNIGCDRCHYSVTTNGTSVTNGANHGNNAYDVSPNTGAGISFTYTFAPSGGTCSSNACHGNVAWGGSLGCIECHNKTITRTKGRPGTTLANVSAEFGLAWGHKKAGRGAVTSADCIVCHLEGVSSTGRTSSYHQNGNIDLRDPDGTGEAQIKDVSGVNAFAFARFSTSYAAGTRTSTGHNSNTDIANVITQKFCLACHDADGATNTTARSGANATQYMPWNGVQLGANYTATNGATGTQGLVNVKSQVATTNSSKHPVLGPLNRDYPTAARLQVPYKPTGSRGTSGTLSQGVVINCFDCHNIPGNSPLTKRTVTAHGNANTVRGVPAVFGTASVSNQASLCLICHLGYDTVSTYDHGTGSAAGTSGTFDRSEKSAYIKWGCNLCHSSTYTSTATAVRPVRAMDVHGSNVVPTGQVAKRSGSRWASGGGPIAFIRNSDQFSTHNPRRIGTTTYTPECMGGSSGKFSACNRSSVENYAPGGTF; this is encoded by the coding sequence ATGGGTAAGAAACTGGGCAATTCTATAAAACGTATGAGCTGGCAGGCGAAAGCCGGGCTTGTAACGCTTTTCACTCTCCTCCTCACTGTTGGAATGTATCAGGGATGGTACGGCATCCTCACTTCTGAAGCAGCGCCTGTGGGAGGAAATGCTTGGACCTCGGTATATGCAAACCAAGCGTATCCGAACAACTCCAATTACACTCTGACCATACCTTCGGGCCAGAACCGCCTGCTAGTAGTCGCAATCGGTACTACGCGAACCACCGCCGGTGCTGTAACCATCGCTACTCCTACCTTCGGCACCCGTCCGATGACGCTCGCCGCTGGTGATGCCGGGAGCACGACGACTTGGAATCATTCGGCACTTTACTACTTGACGGAAGCAGATCTCGCAGCCGCATCAAACTCAACACTCAATCTGACCATCAGTGGCGGAACGGCCTATTATAACTATGTTTATTACCGGGTCTACACAGGAGTAGATCAGAGTGCTCCCATTACCGCAGCCCGAAACTACAACAGCAACTCCACATCCAGCAGCAGCGTTGGTCCTTTCAATCCGACCCTTACAGTCGGCGCAAATGATCAAGCCATTGAGATCGTAAACCTTGCAAGAAACGCATCAGGTACAACTGCACCGAGTATCTCAACCTGGGCTACCGGTTGGACAACCGCCGGCGTAGCGCCCACCGCGCGCACTACTTCAGGACCCACTGCACGGCTATACATCCGGGATCGGGCTGTCCCGACCGCTGTCACCAATGACGGTTCCACCCACACCGCCAGCACTGCCAGTTCATGGAAGTCGATGACCGCAATGAGTCTGAAGGCTGCGCCTGCCTCTACAAGTCTCACAGTTTCGAACAATACTGCTATAGCAACAGGGAGTAAACTCGATAGCGATGAGGGCGTCCTGATGCAGCGCATTCAGGTGACAGGCTCGGGCCAGCTAGAGCTTAACTCCCTTACAATGAACAATACCGGAACTGCCACTACGATCGGCGCTGCAGAAATCTATATCTCTTCCTCCTCTCAAACAACGCTTCCTGCCGATGCTGTCCTGCTCGGCAGCGCTACCAACTGGGGAGGTGCCTCCACCCAAATCAGCCTTACCGGTGGAACACAGACAAACAGGACATTGGGAGGTACGCAGCCGCTGACCAAATACCTCTACATTGTGTATGACATGTCAATTGGACAGGCAGGAAGCACTGTCGGTTCCCGTGTGACTGCAGTCGGTGTTGCATCCCCCAACACGGGGGCAACAGGCCTGAGCCTCAGTTCCAATACCCTTACTCTTACCCGCTCCGGCAACCTCCTTTCGGTCACCGGAAACATTCCCGGCCGCACCACAGCCAAGGATTCCGACGCCGCGGTCGTGATGCAGCACTTCCAGGTTGACTGCGACGCTGCATTCGATAACGCACTGCAGATCGATTCCGTTACCATCGAGGATCTGGGAACCGCAGCACTCGTCGATTCCGTCAAGGTCTATATCAGCTCGGTTGAGGAAGCCGATGCTACTGTGCTGCCAGCTTCAGCAAAACTGATAGGCGCTATTGGAGAATGGAACAAGACTTCCACGGTGATAGATTTCAACGAACATGATCCCGGCACTACAGCCGACAGAACCGTCATAGCCAATGGGACGTTGAACGGTGGACCCAAGTACATCTATATAGTCTACAGCATGCATTACGATGATGTATTTGTCGCCGGCAAGACAGTTCAGTCGAAAGTGACTGCAGTGGGAGTCGCTTCTCCGGATGGCGGTGCAAACAACCTCAGCCTTCTCTCAAACACCATCACGCTCACCCGTGGAACCTGGTCCAAGATTACCAGCTGCGGTGGTTGTCACGACACGGCCAATATCCAGGATGGAACTGCTCGTAACGTTCCCGATGGTAAATTCATCGGCTCTCACAACAAACATACCAATGCACTGGCAATGGACTGTATTGTCTGCCATGCCAAACCACCGATCAACAAATTCAATCACGCCGACGGATTTATCAACCTTACAGGAGCTGTAGGGAAAGGTTATTCCAAAACCAAAAAGTTTCAGGTCTCGAATAATCCGACAATGGGAACATGCTCCGGTCTTTACTGCCACAGTAACGGTACATCCGTAGCTACCGGAAATGTTCAGCCTATCCAGACTCCTGCTTGGGGGGGAAGTACCAATTGCAGCAGCTGTCATGCATTCCCACCGGCATACACAAGCGGGACACCTAAAGCAAATACGCATTCCGCCAGTGGTCATAATATCGGCTGCGACAGATGCCATTACTCGGTTACCACCAATGGAACTTCCGTAACAAATGGTGCAAATCACGGTAATAATGCCTATGATGTAAGCCCGAATACCGGGGCCGGCATAAGTTTCACCTATACATTTGCACCTTCAGGAGGCACATGCTCCTCCAATGCGTGCCACGGCAACGTCGCTTGGGGCGGTTCCCTCGGCTGCATAGAGTGTCATAACAAGACTATCACGCGAACCAAAGGGCGGCCCGGGACCACTCTCGCTAATGTCTCAGCCGAGTTCGGACTGGCATGGGGGCACAAGAAGGCTGGGCGAGGGGCAGTAACGAGCGCCGACTGCATCGTGTGCCACCTTGAGGGTGTTTCGTCAACAGGCAGAACCTCCTCGTACCATCAAAACGGCAACATCGATCTGAGAGACCCTGACGGCACCGGTGAGGCACAGATTAAAGATGTTTCCGGTGTAAATGCTTTTGCGTTCGCACGGTTTTCAACATCATATGCAGCTGGAACAAGGACCTCGACAGGGCACAACTCCAATACCGACATCGCCAACGTGATAACTCAGAAATTCTGTCTCGCCTGCCATGATGCCGATGGTGCTACCAACACTACCGCCCGTTCGGGTGCCAATGCTACGCAGTACATGCCATGGAACGGTGTTCAGCTCGGTGCAAACTATACGGCAACCAATGGCGCTACCGGGACCCAGGGGCTCGTTAACGTGAAGTCACAGGTCGCTACGACGAACTCTTCGAAGCATCCGGTACTCGGGCCGCTCAATCGCGATTACCCGACGGCAGCAAGGCTCCAAGTTCCGTACAAGCCGACAGGAAGCCGCGGGACTTCCGGCACGCTGTCACAGGGCGTAGTTATCAACTGCTTCGACTGCCACAACATCCCCGGCAACTCGCCGCTTACGAAACGTACCGTGACGGCGCACGGTAATGCCAATACGGTCCGCGGCGTGCCTGCCGTGTTCGGGACAGCCTCGGTGTCTAACCAGGCGTCACTTTGTCTGATCTGTCACCTCGGATACGACACTGTAAGTACCTACGACCACGGTACCGGCTCTGCGGCCGGGACCAGCGGCACATTCGACAGGTCCGAGAAGAGTGCGTATATCAAGTGGGGCTGCAACCTCTGCCACAGCAGTACCTATACTTCGACTGCCACCGCAGTACGTCCCGTCAGGGCCATGGACGTACACGGTTCCAACGTCGTGCCTACCGGCCAGGTCGCCAAGCGTTCCGGCAGCAGGTGGGCCAGCGGTGGCGGACCGATCGCTTTCATCCGCAACAGCGATCAGTTTAGCACTCACAACCCGAGAAGGATCGGTACGACGACCTATACACCGGAGTGTATGGGCGGTAGTTCCGGTAAATTCAGTGCCTGCAACAGAAGCTCCGTAGAAAACTACGCTCCAGGCGGAACATTCTAG
- a CDS encoding radical SAM protein, translating to MKLCIIKPPLPFGWTPVAPPILEYLAALTRRADPSIEIELLSASATPDAIDKLECDLAAISLLTPTAVPGYRIAEKLRARGIKVVFGGMHASAMPEEAKSHGDSVVIGEAESAWPEVLRDFRAGTLKPFYYGEQLPLDDLPTPLYGMLQGGHQFRILNTSRGCPYNCTFCSVKPFMGEKIRFRPIDDVVRDVAAIPEKMYINGDENIWWAGFEQRAIDMFTALKGSGKKWMGFGSLRPVLTPAGSRMLNAARESGMLTVWVGWDAISDESLTAYKADGKIGVDRERAVRTLRDHGIDVSLFYMLGSRTDTLDDFKRAVDVADRLGVSMHPSLVVPYPGTELAKQYEPYIYKDLGWEYYTGAYALFEHPDPAMTPEAREEQFYESSLELLSLPRVLRHMFKIPVSGFPYAHILSLMNQLPVRKGMRIAYEQWKLSKKQVREKQLKV from the coding sequence ATGAAACTCTGCATTATCAAGCCGCCCCTGCCGTTCGGGTGGACCCCGGTTGCACCTCCGATACTGGAGTATCTCGCTGCGCTTACCCGTCGGGCTGACCCATCCATCGAGATCGAGCTCCTCAGCGCCAGTGCAACCCCGGACGCCATCGATAAGCTGGAGTGCGACCTGGCGGCGATAAGCCTCCTCACCCCTACCGCAGTGCCCGGCTATCGGATTGCAGAGAAGTTGCGCGCTCGCGGAATAAAAGTCGTTTTTGGCGGCATGCACGCTTCCGCCATGCCCGAGGAGGCCAAGTCACACGGCGACTCTGTAGTGATCGGCGAGGCTGAATCGGCTTGGCCCGAGGTGCTGCGTGACTTCCGGGCGGGCACGCTCAAACCGTTCTACTATGGCGAGCAGCTTCCGCTAGACGATCTTCCCACTCCTCTCTACGGGATGCTGCAGGGGGGGCATCAGTTCCGGATCCTGAATACATCGAGAGGCTGTCCATACAATTGCACATTCTGCTCGGTAAAGCCGTTCATGGGGGAAAAGATACGGTTCCGTCCCATAGACGATGTCGTTCGCGATGTGGCCGCAATACCTGAGAAGATGTACATCAACGGCGATGAGAATATCTGGTGGGCCGGCTTCGAGCAGAGGGCCATCGATATGTTCACCGCGCTGAAGGGGAGCGGAAAGAAATGGATGGGGTTCGGGAGCCTTCGCCCCGTCCTTACTCCGGCAGGGTCCCGCATGCTTAACGCTGCCCGCGAAAGCGGGATGCTGACGGTCTGGGTGGGCTGGGATGCTATCTCCGACGAGAGCCTCACGGCATACAAGGCTGACGGAAAGATCGGGGTGGACCGGGAACGGGCGGTGCGGACTCTCAGGGATCACGGCATCGACGTCTCCCTCTTTTACATGCTCGGCAGCCGCACGGACACGCTAGATGATTTCAAACGCGCTGTCGATGTGGCCGACCGTCTTGGGGTCAGCATGCATCCATCGCTGGTCGTGCCCTATCCGGGAACCGAGCTTGCGAAGCAGTACGAGCCGTATATCTACAAGGACCTGGGTTGGGAGTATTATACCGGGGCATACGCCCTCTTCGAGCATCCAGATCCGGCCATGACGCCGGAAGCGCGAGAAGAGCAGTTTTACGAGAGCTCGCTCGAGCTGTTAAGCCTTCCGCGCGTCCTGAGGCATATGTTCAAGATCCCGGTTTCCGGCTTCCCCTATGCTCACATACTGTCTCTCATGAACCAGCTTCCAGTCCGAAAAGGGATGCGGATCGCATATGAGCAGTGGAAATTATCAAAGAAGCAGGTGCGAGAGAAACAGCTGAAGGTTTAG
- the ccsA gene encoding cytochrome c biogenesis protein CcsA, whose product MKPEFMFFWTAVALYGVSAFSYIFGMMAKQDKLFKIGLFSALAGFIPHTVAIGLRWAATSISPFIATSESLSLGVFMAVLIFLALEFSPRKVMPMGVLVMPISFVLMGWAGTLMEEVASTIAPALQSGWIWAHIVGASAGFGAVLAAAGLGLMYLLKEKNSGGMYAKLPDLKAMDELSYRFVAGGFIMYGLMMVSGCFWANQVKGNYWNWDPVEVWSLVSWLTYGIYLHLRVTFGWRGKRLAWYALLALVAMIVSYWGIPFTVETFHSGFRIEH is encoded by the coding sequence ATGAAACCCGAATTCATGTTCTTTTGGACTGCTGTCGCACTCTATGGCGTCAGCGCGTTCAGCTACATCTTCGGCATGATGGCGAAGCAGGACAAGCTGTTCAAGATCGGCCTCTTCAGCGCGTTGGCCGGTTTCATCCCGCATACTGTTGCCATTGGCCTTCGTTGGGCAGCGACGAGCATCAGTCCTTTCATTGCAACGTCGGAATCGCTTTCTCTCGGTGTCTTCATGGCGGTGCTGATATTCCTTGCTCTTGAGTTCAGCCCCCGCAAAGTTATGCCGATGGGGGTGCTGGTTATGCCGATATCGTTCGTTCTCATGGGATGGGCAGGAACGCTGATGGAGGAGGTTGCAAGCACTATCGCTCCGGCGCTGCAGAGCGGCTGGATCTGGGCCCACATAGTCGGAGCATCTGCCGGTTTCGGCGCAGTTCTCGCGGCGGCAGGACTCGGATTGATGTACCTCCTCAAGGAAAAGAACTCCGGAGGCATGTATGCAAAGCTGCCGGATTTAAAGGCGATGGATGAGCTATCCTACAGATTCGTTGCAGGGGGCTTCATCATGTATGGCCTCATGATGGTTTCAGGGTGTTTCTGGGCTAACCAGGTGAAAGGGAACTACTGGAACTGGGATCCGGTCGAAGTATGGTCTCTCGTTTCATGGCTCACCTACGGAATCTACCTCCACTTGCGCGTCACCTTCGGCTGGCGTGGTAAAAGGCTCGCCTGGTACGCGCTTCTCGCTCTGGTAGCGATGATCGTCAGCTACTGGGGCATACCTTTCACAGTGGAAACTTTCCACTCGGGATTCCGCATCGAACATTAA